A genomic window from Cricetulus griseus strain 17A/GY chromosome 4, alternate assembly CriGri-PICRH-1.0, whole genome shotgun sequence includes:
- the Tpbg gene encoding trophoblast glycoprotein isoform X2: MPGAGSRGPAAGDGRLRLARLALVLLGWVSASAPSSSVPSSSTSPVAFLASGSVQPPPAERCPAACECSEAARTVKCVNRNLMEVPGDLPSYVRNLFLTGNQMTVLPAGAFARRPPLVDLETLNLSGNHLKEVCAGAFDHLPGLRHLDLSHNPLTNLSAFAFAGSNASVSAPSSLVELILNHIVPPEDQRQNGSFEGMVAFEGMVAAALRSGLALQGLHHLELASNHFLYLPRDLLAQLPSLKHLDLRNNSLVSLTYASFRNLTHLEKLHLEDNALKVLHNSTLAEWQGLAHVKVYLDNNPWVCDCYMADMVAWLKETEVVPDKARLTCAFPEKMRNRALLDLNSSDLDCDAILPPSLQTSYVFLGIVLALIGAIFLLVLYLNRKGIKKWMHNIRDACRDHMEGYHYRYEINADPRLTNLSSNSDV, translated from the coding sequence ATGCCTGGGGCGGGCTCCCGGGGCCCGGCCGCCGGGGACGGGCGGCTGCGGCTGGCACGGCTGGCACTGGTGCTGCTGGGTTGGGTCTCCGCCTCGGCTCCCAGCTCTTCGGTACCCTCGTCTTCCACCTCCCCGGTGGCCTTCCTGGCCTCGGGGTCTGTGCAGCCTCCACCAGCCGAGCGATGCCCCGCGGCGTGCGAGTGCTCCGAGGCGGCGCGTACAGTCAAATGCGTTAACCGCAACCTGATGGAGGTGCCCGGGGATCTGCCTTCTTATGTTCGCAACCTCTTCCTCACCGGCAACCAGATGACGGTCCTCCCGGCTGGCGCTTTCGCCCGGCGGCCGCCTCTGGTGGACCTGGAAACGCTCAACCTAAGTGGCAACCACCTGAAGGAGGTGTGTGCGGGTGCCTTCGACCATCTGCCGGGCCTGCGCCACCTCGACCTCAGCCACAACCCTCTCACCAACCTCAGCGCCTTCGCCTTTGCGGGCAGCAACGCCAGCGTCTCGGCCCCCAGCTCCCTGGTGGAGCTGATCCTGAACCACATCGTGCCCCCTGAGGATCAGCGGCAGAATGGAAGCTTCGAGGGCATGGTGGCCTTCGAGGGCATGGTGGCAGCTGCCCTGCGCTCAGGCCTTGCGCTGCAAGGGCTTCATCACCTGGAGCTGGCCAGCAATCACTTCCTTTACCTGCCTCGGGACTTACTAGCCCAGCTGCCCAGTCTCAAGCACCTGGACCTTCGGAACAACTCCCTGGTGAGCCTGACCTATGCATCCTTTCGCAACCTGACACACCTCGAAAAACTCCACTTGGAGGACAACGCCCTCAAGGTCCTTCACAACTCCACTTTGGCCGAATGGCAAGGCCTGGCTCATGTCAAGGTGTACCTGGACAACAATCCCTGGGTTTGCGACTGCTACATGGCTGACATGGTGGCCTGGCTTAAAGAGACAGAGGTGGTGCCGGATAAAGCCAGGCTCACCTGTGCATTCCCAGAAAAAATGAGGAATCGTGCCCTCTTGGACCTCAACAGCTCTGACCTGGACTGTGACGCTATCCTTCCCCCATCCCTGCAGACTTCCTATGTCTTCCTAGGTATTGTTTTAGCTCTGATAGGCGCTATTTTCCTCCTCGTTTTGTATTTGAACCGTAAAGGCATTAAAAAGTGGATGCATAACATCAGAGATGCCTGCAGGGATCACATGGAAGGGTATCATTACAGATACGAAATCAATGCGGACCCCAGGTTAACAAACCTCAGTTCCAACTCGGATGTCTGA